The sequence below is a genomic window from Vicinamibacteria bacterium.
CGTCGTTGGACATGGTGAGGCGTCGGGATTGAGAAACGATTGAAACGGAGGAAACTCGGTGAGAGAGACCTCACTGGGGGAGGAGGCGCATCAGAGAGGTATTGTGAGCCCGAACCGCACCCTTCTTAAATTTTGTTGCGCAAATCTGTCAAATGTTCTTTATTTTTTTTTGCGACGTCTCCGAACGAACATGGCTTCGTCTCCGGACTTTCGAAGGCTCGAAGGCTCGGAGAGGGATTGTTCGCCTCGCAAAAGGAGGGCGTGCGACAGGTAGGACCGCCGATTACTCCATCACTTCGATAGCGCGCGACCCACCGCGGGAGCACGGTTGACGGATCGCGAAAGTTCGAGTATTCTTTCATGCTTCCCACGAACGTCACCGAGTGTTTTTCTTGAAGGGATAAGTCCCAGAAAGGTCTGACCATGAAACGATTCTTGGTTCTTTTTTCCGTGCTTACCGGTTTTGCGTTTCTCGCATCGCTTGCGCCGGCGCAGATGAGCTCGGCGCCGGAGATGTTGTACGTGCATCACGAAGTCGTGCATCCGTCGAAAATCATGGAACACGAGGCGGCGACCCGCGACTTTCTCGCCGCGGTCAAGGCTCACTCCGACGCGGAGCATCAGTTCAACTACATGGCGGTCGCCACGGCGGAGTTCGATTACTACTATGTCCTTCCCATTAAGAGCTTCGCCGACATCGACAAGCTGAACGCGTTTTTCGGACACATGTCCGAGAAGATGGGGAAAGAGAAGTTCGATGCCCTCATGATGAAGGGTTCGCCCAACATCGATCACACGTCCGAGATCGTCGCGATGAGGCGCCCCGATCTTTCTTATATGCCCAAAACTCCTCGGCTTCAGCCGGAAGAAGTCAAGTTCATCCGCTACGAGTTCTACTACATCAAACCCGAGGCGGAGTCTAAAGTCGAGGCGATCTCGAAGGAATGGGCCGCGCTCTTCGCGAAGCACAACGTGAACGATGGATTCACTGTCTTTCAGGTTCTCATTGGCGACGACCTGCCGCTCGTCGTGGTTACGACGGAGGGAACGAGCCCTGCGGATCTCGAGACCCAGAATGCGAAGATTCTCGAGACCTTGGGCAAAGAGGGACAGGACCTCAATATGAAGACGCTCGCTTTGACGCGGCGTTTCGAGACGAAGATCGGCCAGCTTCGTCCCGATCTCTCGAACATGCCGGCGGCGCCGACGTCGAACTAAGAAACACGCGGAAGTGAAAGGGCCCGGGGCGAGCGAAGAAGAGACGTCTGCGCGCACGAGCTCGAGCGGAACGGCCGCATCGCCCGGGTCTTCTTTTTCATCCTCTCTTCGAGAGCCCGCCGCGCTGGCTTCGGGAAGCGTCGTGGCGGGGCGCTATCGCATCGTTCGTCTCCTCGGACGGGGCGGAATGGGCGAGGTGTATCTCGTTCATGACCTGACGCTCGATCAGGAGGTGGCCCTCAAGTTCCTGCCCGCGGCTCTCGCGCGGGACCCGATGCGGCTCGCGTTGTTCCACAACGAAGTGCGGGTGGCTCGGCGCGTCACCCACAAGAACGCGTGCCGGATGTACGACATTGGAGAGGTCGAAGGCCGACCGTTTCTCTCAATGGAGTACGTCGATGGAGAGGACCTCGCGTCTCTGCTCCGGCGCATCGGGCACCTTCCGGAGGAGAAGGGACTCGAGGTCGCCCGTCAGCTCGCCGCCGGTCTCGCGGCCGCCCACGAGGAAGGTATCGTCCACCGCGACTTGAAGCCGGCGAACGTGATGATCGACGGAAGCGGGCAGGTACGGATCATGGACTTCGGGCTCGCGGGGGTGATAGGCGAGATCGAGGACCTTCGGTCGGGGACACCCGCCTACCAGGCGCCCGAGCAAATACGGGGCGACGACGTTTCCGCGCGCACCGACCTCTATTCGCTCGGGCTCATTCTCTATGAAGTATTCACCGGGAGGCGCGCTTTCGAGGAGCCCTCGTCGCCTCGTGAGCTCTCCGCGGTGAAGCTTCCGTCGTCGTCGCGTGCGATCGCGGTTGAGACGGAGCGGGCGGTGTTGCGATGCCTCGAGCCGCGCCCCGAGGATCGACCCGCCTCGGCGCTCGAGCTCGCAGCGATGCTTCCCGGCGCCGATCCGCTCGCCGACGCGCTGGCGGCGGGAAAGACCCCGTCGCCCGAGCTCGTCGCCGCGGCAGGCGAGCGTCGTGCCATCCCGGCGCCGAAAGCCTTTGCCGGCGTCGGCGCCATCGCCCTTGGACTGATGGGCTTCGTCGCGCTACGAGCGCCGCGCCTCCTTCTCGCCGAGCTCCCCGAGCTCAAACCGCCGGCCGTGCTCGTCGATCGCGCCGAAACGCTGGTCGCGAAGCTCGGAATCGAGGCGTTTCCCCACACGGGCTTCGGATTCCGCACCGACGACGCGCCTCCCGTGCTCCGGTTCTGGTTCCGTGGAAGTTCCACGCCTCTCGAGACGTTCGGCCTCAACGATCGGGTGAGCGTGCGCGATCCTCCGATGAACGAGTCGGGCATGGCGCGGATCGAGCTGGACCCGGCCGGCCGGCTGGTCGAGCTCGTAAGGGTTCCGGGCCCATCGGTGCTTGCGGCCACCGACTGGAGCGTGCTCTTCGAAGCCGCGGAGCTCGACTCCGAGAGCTTCGTCCCCGCGGAGCCGGATTGGATTCCACCCGTATTCGCGGAGCAGAGGTTTTCGTGGAAGGGACCGGATTCCTCCACGCGGGTGGAGGCCGGCTCCCTTGCGGGCGCTCCCGTGTACTTTCGCGTGGACGACGCCGCGAGCTTCACGGCGACGAAATCGAGCGCCGACGAGGAGAACACGGCGCTCTCTCGACTTCTATCCTTTGCCGCGACGGGCATCGGGTTAGCGGTCCTCGTGGGGGTCACCCTGCTCGCGCGACGGCACTGGAAGGGCGGCCGTGCCGATCGGAGAGGGGCCGCCCGGCTCGCGGCGGCGATGTTCGCGGTCAACGCCGCGGGACTCGTTCTCGGCCTCGAGCACTACGCCGATCCAACGCGGGAGCTCAACCGCTGGCTCGAGGTGCTGCTGGAAGCGACGTTCGCGGCCGTGGTCTTCTGGGTCTTCTATCTCGCACTGGAGCCCTTCGCCCGGCGCATCTGGCCTCACGGGCTTATCGCCTGGAACCGACTGCTCGGGGGCCAAGGGCGCGATCCGCTCGTCGGGAGAGACGTGCTCATCGGCGTCCTCGCCGGCGTTGCGATGGCCGCCACCGTTCCGCTCGCTGACACGCTGGCGACGACCATGGGTCAGCCCCGGACTCCTCCAGAGCTTCCGAGTCCAGGCGTCCTGCTCGGCTCACGCTACGTTGCCTCCGCGATTCTCACCTGGACGACTTTCGCGGTGAACAACACGGTCTTGTTCTTGTTCCTTTTCGTCGTGAGCCGCTTCTTCGTCGGGAGAACCTGGGCGGCGGCGGGTCTGACGCTCGCCGTGGTCGCGATTCTCGTGGCGGCTCAGGCCGGGGAATTCCTCAGCTGGTTGCAGACTCTGCTCGCAATCGCCATCGCGATCGGGACGATGGTTCGCTTCGGCTTTCTCGCTATCGTCGTCGCCGGAATGGTGGACTTCGCGCTGCGCTCGACGCCGATCACCGACGACTGGTCGGAGTGGTACGCCGGCGCGACGCTGACTATGCTGTCCTTTCTCGTTGCCCTCACGCTCTACGGCCTCGTCGTATCGCGGCGTGGTGTGAAAGGAGTGATCTAATGGCTCGAAGACGTATCGTCGTCGTGGGTGGTGCCTTCAGCGGGGCGGTGGCAGCCGCTCGGGCTCGGGAGCTCGACGAGGGCGCCGAGGTCCTCCTTCTCGAGCGTGGGCCAGAGGTGAGCTACGGGATCGGAGGGCTCGCCCATCTTCTTTCGGGCGAGATCGAAGGTCCTGGCGCGCTGAACCGCGAGAACGTTCGTTTCTTTCGTGACGTCTATAACGTCGACGTGCGGACCGGCGTCGAAGTCCGAAGCATCGATGCGAAAGCCCACGAGCTCGAACTCGACGACGGCCCGCTGCGCTACGACCGGCTGGTGGTGGCGACGGGGGTTCGCTCGCCCGTTCCGGCGATCGAGGGACTCGAGGGTGCGACGAACGTCTTCCGGTTTCGTCGCCTCTCCGATCTCGAAGGGATTCTTCGGATTTTGAAACGAGGCACGAATCGCGTCGTGATCCTCGGTGGCGGCTACTTCGGGCTCGAGGCGGCGGATGGCTTCCTCAGACGGGGATGCCAGGTGACGGTCGTCGAAAAGAGTGAGCGGATCCTGGGGAGCTATTCGCCGGCAACGAGCGCGCGCGTGCGCGAGGTGTTGAACGCGCAGGGCGCGTCGGTCGTCGAGGGCCAGCCAGTTACGCGTGTCTCGACAGAAAATCGACGCGTGACCGAGCTTCTTTTCAATGGGCAGGGATCGGTGCCGGCGGATCTGGTGGTCGTTTGCACGGGCGTCGAGCCGCGCACCGAGCTTCTGAGAAAGGCCGGCGCGCGACTTCTTCGCGACGGCTCGGTGAAGGTGAACCGCCGCATGGCAACGAGCCTTCAGGACGTGTTCGCCTGCGGGGTCTGCGTGAGCTCGAAGCATGCGGTGACGGGCAAGAGGGTCTGGCTCCCGCAGGCGAGCGTGGCGGATCGCAGCGGGCAAGTAGCCGGCGCCAACGCCGCGGGCCACGACCAGAAGATGGCGCCGGTGCTCGGGACCGCCATCCTTCGCATCGGCGAGCTCACGGTGGGACGCACGGGCTGGACGGCGAACGGGAAAAAGACGGCGGTCACCCGGGTGCACGGTTTCGACCGAGATCCTTACTTTCCCGGAGCGAACGAAATCACGATGGAGATCTTCTACAAGCCGGGCTCGGGAAGGATCGTCGGCGCCGAGGCGTTCGGTGGTGCCGGAACGGACAAACGCATCGACGTGCTCGCGACCGCGATTCTCGGCAAGCTCGACGTCGAGGCGCTCGCGGGGCTGGACCTCGCCTATGCCGCGCCTTACGCAATGGCCCGCGACGTGACCAACGTCTCCGGCCAGGTGGCGGCGTGGAGCCGGGAGCGCACGGCCCGCGCCTGGACGCCCGCGGAGATCGAGAAGGAGAAGCCGGTCGTCATCGATGTGGGATCCACCGCAGAGAAAGGACGGGGCGGTCCGATTCGCGCGCAACGGCGCATCCCCCTCGAGAAGCTTCGCGAACGCATGAGCGAGGTGCGGTCGCTCGCTCGGTCGCGCCCGGTGGTCTTCCTCTGCGGAACGGGCCGGAAGGGCTATCTC
It includes:
- a CDS encoding serine/threonine-protein kinase — its product is MKGPGASEEETSARTSSSGTAASPGSSFSSSLREPAALASGSVVAGRYRIVRLLGRGGMGEVYLVHDLTLDQEVALKFLPAALARDPMRLALFHNEVRVARRVTHKNACRMYDIGEVEGRPFLSMEYVDGEDLASLLRRIGHLPEEKGLEVARQLAAGLAAAHEEGIVHRDLKPANVMIDGSGQVRIMDFGLAGVIGEIEDLRSGTPAYQAPEQIRGDDVSARTDLYSLGLILYEVFTGRRAFEEPSSPRELSAVKLPSSSRAIAVETERAVLRCLEPRPEDRPASALELAAMLPGADPLADALAAGKTPSPELVAAAGERRAIPAPKAFAGVGAIALGLMGFVALRAPRLLLAELPELKPPAVLVDRAETLVAKLGIEAFPHTGFGFRTDDAPPVLRFWFRGSSTPLETFGLNDRVSVRDPPMNESGMARIELDPAGRLVELVRVPGPSVLAATDWSVLFEAAELDSESFVPAEPDWIPPVFAEQRFSWKGPDSSTRVEAGSLAGAPVYFRVDDAASFTATKSSADEENTALSRLLSFAATGIGLAVLVGVTLLARRHWKGGRADRRGAARLAAAMFAVNAAGLVLGLEHYADPTRELNRWLEVLLEATFAAVVFWVFYLALEPFARRIWPHGLIAWNRLLGGQGRDPLVGRDVLIGVLAGVAMAATVPLADTLATTMGQPRTPPELPSPGVLLGSRYVASAILTWTTFAVNNTVLFLFLFVVSRFFVGRTWAAAGLTLAVVAILVAAQAGEFLSWLQTLLAIAIAIGTMVRFGFLAIVVAGMVDFALRSTPITDDWSEWYAGATLTMLSFLVALTLYGLVVSRRGVKGVI
- a CDS encoding FAD-dependent oxidoreductase → MARRRIVVVGGAFSGAVAAARARELDEGAEVLLLERGPEVSYGIGGLAHLLSGEIEGPGALNRENVRFFRDVYNVDVRTGVEVRSIDAKAHELELDDGPLRYDRLVVATGVRSPVPAIEGLEGATNVFRFRRLSDLEGILRILKRGTNRVVILGGGYFGLEAADGFLRRGCQVTVVEKSERILGSYSPATSARVREVLNAQGASVVEGQPVTRVSTENRRVTELLFNGQGSVPADLVVVCTGVEPRTELLRKAGARLLRDGSVKVNRRMATSLQDVFACGVCVSSKHAVTGKRVWLPQASVADRSGQVAGANAAGHDQKMAPVLGTAILRIGELTVGRTGWTANGKKTAVTRVHGFDRDPYFPGANEITMEIFYKPGSGRIVGAEAFGGAGTDKRIDVLATAILGKLDVEALAGLDLAYAAPYAMARDVTNVSGQVAAWSRERTARAWTPAEIEKEKPVVIDVGSTAEKGRGGPIRAQRRIPLEKLRERMSEVRSLARSRPVVFLCGTGRKGYLAARIARGSGLKSAGYLSGGVASWPA